The following are encoded in a window of Sphaerisporangium siamense genomic DNA:
- a CDS encoding protein phosphatase 2C domain-containing protein, with the protein MGEPATEHAEHAEEGSGRAGHADRTGHTDRAGLSRTQVPRDRPREGAAVWHHRGDKWLALGVWTERRAGLGEDADPLLVHHGPTREGIVGVFDGAGGAGAAVVWRSRDGLLRTGAWAGSRMARACVESWFLDGVADGTPFEAEELRGRLAAELAAARPRTTSKIISSMRRDLPSTMAAIRYKAGNGGVECEALWAGDSRAYALTPGAGLRALTRDHTVETDALEQLLQDPPLTNMLCADRAFTVEAHRTPLDTPCVLVCATDGFFGYVETPSDFERHLLGTLAESRDERDWAERLADRVSGYSADDASLSLAAFGFAGLDDLREGFGPRLRELEEGYAGAEDGDQAARTRWRERAWQDYRRCYEELMPPPREGTR; encoded by the coding sequence ATGGGCGAGCCGGCGACCGAGCACGCCGAGCACGCTGAGGAGGGCTCTGGCCGCGCCGGTCACGCCGATCGGACCGGCCACACCGATCGCGCCGGCCTGTCCCGCACGCAGGTGCCGCGTGATCGGCCGCGTGAGGGGGCCGCCGTCTGGCATCACCGGGGCGACAAGTGGCTGGCGCTCGGGGTGTGGACGGAGCGGCGGGCCGGGCTGGGTGAGGACGCGGACCCGCTGCTGGTGCACCACGGCCCCACCCGCGAGGGCATCGTGGGAGTCTTCGACGGCGCGGGCGGCGCGGGCGCCGCGGTGGTCTGGCGGTCGCGTGACGGGCTTCTCCGGACCGGCGCCTGGGCAGGGTCGCGCATGGCGCGCGCGTGCGTCGAGTCCTGGTTCCTGGACGGCGTCGCGGACGGCACGCCGTTCGAGGCCGAAGAGCTGCGCGGACGGCTCGCGGCGGAGCTGGCCGCGGCCCGTCCCCGCACCACCAGCAAGATCATCAGCTCGATGCGCAGGGACCTGCCGTCCACGATGGCCGCGATCCGCTACAAGGCCGGGAACGGCGGGGTGGAGTGCGAGGCGCTGTGGGCGGGCGACTCCCGGGCGTACGCGCTCACGCCGGGCGCGGGGCTGCGGGCGCTCACCCGCGACCACACCGTCGAGACCGACGCGCTGGAACAGCTCCTGCAGGACCCTCCGCTGACGAACATGCTGTGCGCCGACCGCGCCTTCACCGTCGAGGCCCACCGCACGCCGCTGGACACCCCGTGCGTGCTGGTCTGCGCCACCGACGGCTTCTTCGGGTACGTCGAGACGCCGTCCGACTTCGAGCGCCACCTGCTCGGCACGCTCGCCGAGTCGCGGGACGAGCGCGACTGGGCCGAGCGGCTTGCCGACCGCGTCTCGGGGTACTCGGCGGACGACGCGTCGCTGAGCCTGGCGGCGTTCGGGTTCGCCGGCCTGGACGACCTGAGGGAAGGGTTCGGCCCCCGCCTCCGCGAGCTGGAGGAGGGCTACGCGGGCGCGGAGGACGGCGACCAGGCCGCGCGCACGCGGTGGCGGGAACGTGCCTGGCAGGACTACCGGCGGTGCTACGAGGAGCTCATGCCGCCGCCGCGCGAAGGGACGAGATGA